The following proteins come from a genomic window of Nostoc sp. ATCC 53789:
- a CDS encoding ATP-binding protein, with protein sequence MNFDSINLFLGGNGAGKSTVFEVLRKIQIFISGDEKVEQIFKSADCTRWQTLEIQRFELEITGNGGNYKYEFAIRHNQDKSHVEYERLWFNNQALMKSEEGEIKIFQDDYEEVVKTSLPSRFQLVGSLLYLFTVDSDSTKLAWFTKRIQRFIIVQIIPSLMLDGSEKEEIHLTSRMENFVSWYRYISQDQGKVAELISVLKDILDGFVSFKFEQFSENYRTLKLRFSTDKDKTKNIDYRFSELSDGQKVIIALYTILYCTESEDYTLCIDEPESFLALPEIQPWLIQLYDFCIDGKIQALLISHHPVLINYLLASPIGYWFERQSNAPVRVKPISNQEAENSGLPISELIARGWLYDPE encoded by the coding sequence ATGAATTTTGACTCGATTAACCTGTTTCTTGGCGGTAATGGAGCAGGTAAATCAACTGTTTTTGAAGTTTTACGGAAAATTCAAATTTTTATAAGTGGTGACGAAAAAGTAGAACAAATTTTTAAATCTGCTGACTGTACTCGCTGGCAAACTTTAGAAATTCAGCGTTTTGAGCTAGAAATTACTGGGAATGGTGGTAATTATAAATATGAATTTGCTATTAGGCATAATCAAGATAAGAGTCATGTTGAATATGAGCGTCTCTGGTTTAATAACCAAGCTTTAATGAAGTCTGAGGAGGGCGAAATTAAAATTTTTCAAGATGATTATGAAGAAGTAGTGAAAACCTCATTACCTTCACGATTCCAATTAGTAGGATCTTTACTATACTTATTTACGGTAGATAGTGACAGTACAAAGTTGGCCTGGTTCACAAAACGCATACAGCGATTTATTATTGTACAAATTATTCCTAGCCTTATGCTTGATGGTAGTGAAAAGGAAGAAATTCATCTAACTTCAAGAATGGAAAACTTTGTTTCTTGGTATCGCTATATTTCCCAAGATCAGGGTAAAGTTGCTGAACTTATCAGCGTTTTAAAAGATATATTAGATGGGTTTGTAAGTTTTAAATTTGAACAGTTTAGTGAAAACTATCGGACTCTAAAATTAAGATTTTCAACAGATAAAGATAAGACAAAAAATATTGATTATCGCTTTAGTGAATTATCCGATGGTCAAAAAGTGATAATTGCTCTGTACACCATTCTCTATTGCACTGAATCTGAAGATTATACACTTTGTATTGATGAGCCAGAAAGTTTTTTAGCTCTGCCAGAAATTCAACCTTGGCTAATTCAACTTTATGATTTCTGTATTGACGGAAAAATACAAGCTTTACTAATCTCCCATCATCCTGTACTAATAAATTATCTTTTAGCTTCACCTATAGGTTATTGGTTTGAGCGTCAAAGTAATGCACCTGTACGAGTAAAACCAATTAGTAATCAAGAAGCTGAAAATTCAGGATTACCAATTTCAGAACTGATTGCACGAGGCTGGCTCTATGACCCAGAATAG